One Acidobacteriota bacterium DNA segment encodes these proteins:
- a CDS encoding DUF2142 domain-containing protein: protein GAAAGASPLALLYASRLAGLIGWLLLAWLAIRRFPSQRFALAAIAILPTSLFFSSFVNADAITMGVAFLFVAELFRTFTSHDAGLMDSGGREGGREGGRPVSLREIVRLSFLAVAVASTKGAYAPLALLALAIPTSRFGSRKRRWISVSAIVLPSMVAGLGWMWLVKTSFFAGARYRTWGGDAFPDGQTTFVLQHPLAFAKVLLDTVLTTPFIPRAAVGAIAEMGHMSIHLPVAAYLVLGLLLIGAFALDPTKPRTPYSWRVQAWCVAVFSACFTLTMALLYIQWTGYQAPIIRGFQGRYLLPILPLLFPLVRPLRWATVGRARACLVLLGLIGLPLALWELVTQSFG from the coding sequence CGGAGCGGCGGCGGGTGCATCGCCCCTCGCGCTGCTGTACGCGTCCAGGCTCGCGGGCCTGATCGGCTGGCTGCTGCTCGCGTGGCTTGCGATCCGGCGGTTCCCATCGCAACGATTCGCTCTCGCCGCCATCGCAATCCTTCCGACGAGTCTCTTCTTCAGCAGCTTTGTCAACGCCGACGCCATCACGATGGGTGTCGCCTTCCTCTTCGTCGCCGAGTTATTCCGCACGTTCACGTCGCACGATGCAGGGCTGATGGACAGCGGAGGGAGGGAGGGAGGGAGGGAGGGAGGGAGACCAGTATCACTACGCGAAATCGTGAGACTCTCCTTCCTCGCCGTCGCCGTCGCTTCTACCAAGGGAGCTTACGCCCCGCTCGCGCTCCTCGCGCTGGCGATCCCCACGTCCCGCTTCGGATCACGGAAGCGCCGCTGGATCTCGGTCTCGGCGATCGTCCTCCCCTCGATGGTGGCCGGGCTGGGATGGATGTGGCTGGTGAAGACGTCGTTCTTCGCCGGGGCCCGATATCGGACGTGGGGAGGAGACGCTTTCCCCGACGGGCAGACGACGTTCGTCCTCCAGCATCCGCTCGCCTTCGCGAAGGTCCTCCTGGACACGGTCCTCACGACCCCGTTCATCCCCCGCGCCGCCGTCGGAGCGATCGCGGAGATGGGCCACATGAGCATCCACCTCCCCGTCGCCGCCTACCTCGTGCTCGGTCTGCTGCTGATCGGCGCATTCGCCCTCGACCCGACCAAACCCCGTACTCCGTACTCGTGGCGCGTCCAGGCGTGGTGCGTCGCGGTCTTCTCCGCGTGCTTCACGCTGACGATGGCGCTGCTCTACATCCAGTGGACGGGATACCAGGCACCGATCATCCGTGGGTTCCAGGGACGGTACCTCCTCCCGATCCTCCCGCTCCTCTTCCCGCTCGTGAGACCCCTCAGATGGGCGACCGTGGGTCGCGCGCGGGCGTGCCTCGTCCTCCTCGGCCTGATCGGACTTCCTCTTGCGCTGTGGGAGCTGGTGACCCAGTCCTTCGGTTGA
- a CDS encoding glycosyltransferase family 39 protein yields the protein MAGRRFLATLLAVCALGGALRLWHLSSIHGTPFYDFDATWASSDMNANLSWAHHVASGDWLDRNAWRPHFTWQDNVADAETWERWLGPSTYYQPPLYTYLVALSIRGTGGVDAWRFLQTLLGAVNILLVGLLARRFFGPAAGIVAALFVAGYAPFILYDSELLRGTLVITLNTAALLALSATPVKESRGRCILAGALLGAAYLCDSAVITFLPLAFIWAIWIRPGAPAGRGREAAWIAAGLAAALLPLVARNLVVGAPILSSTTRAPLAFVMGNAPDSRPVGAVIPQGTEEILKASDYKVLGTILATIGAYHGAIGDLALKQWEKLSGLWNAYEVPDNPSFYYAALHSPVLTWGLRFSCVGGLGLAGMLLAARRARESSLLYLYLASVLALFLLAHVVSRYRQPLVIPLAIFAGLALTEGARALAARRWGAAAAVLGGATALSFALPSTPPPGYRYYRPSEFVIAADALEQKGEVTLASKELRQALALANGENVPDTERVKLNLALGELFLRHERYPEALSAFRDVLDDEGDNAEALIAVGGIHHDTNQPMEALSTLMRAEQVSPDNAEVEARLGHLLWVTFHDGAAALPHLRKALDLAPNSPAAADLSAWATQAGAASGKTP from the coding sequence ATGGCCGGCCGCCGCTTCCTCGCGACCCTCCTCGCCGTCTGCGCCCTGGGAGGCGCCCTCAGGCTCTGGCACCTGTCGTCGATTCACGGCACCCCCTTCTACGATTTCGACGCCACGTGGGCCTCGTCGGACATGAACGCCAACCTCTCGTGGGCCCATCACGTCGCCTCCGGAGACTGGCTCGATCGAAACGCGTGGCGCCCTCATTTCACGTGGCAGGACAACGTCGCCGACGCTGAGACCTGGGAGAGGTGGCTCGGCCCCTCGACGTACTACCAGCCGCCGCTCTACACGTACCTCGTCGCCCTCTCGATCCGCGGGACCGGGGGGGTGGACGCGTGGCGCTTCCTCCAGACTCTTCTGGGCGCCGTGAACATCCTGTTGGTCGGCCTCCTCGCGCGCAGGTTCTTCGGCCCCGCGGCCGGCATCGTCGCGGCGCTCTTCGTCGCGGGGTACGCCCCGTTCATCCTGTACGACTCGGAGCTGCTGCGCGGGACGCTCGTCATCACGCTGAACACCGCGGCCCTCCTCGCCCTCTCGGCCACCCCCGTGAAGGAGTCCCGGGGGAGATGCATCCTCGCGGGGGCTCTCCTCGGCGCCGCGTATCTCTGCGACAGCGCCGTCATCACCTTCCTTCCCCTCGCCTTCATCTGGGCGATCTGGATTCGCCCCGGAGCCCCGGCCGGGCGCGGGCGCGAGGCGGCCTGGATCGCGGCGGGGCTCGCCGCGGCGCTGCTCCCCCTCGTGGCGCGCAACCTCGTCGTCGGCGCACCGATCCTCTCCTCGACGACCCGCGCCCCGCTCGCCTTCGTGATGGGGAACGCCCCCGACAGCCGCCCCGTCGGTGCGGTCATCCCCCAGGGCACGGAGGAGATCCTCAAGGCGAGCGACTACAAGGTCCTGGGGACAATCCTCGCGACGATCGGCGCCTACCACGGCGCGATCGGCGACCTCGCCCTCAAGCAGTGGGAGAAGCTCTCGGGCCTCTGGAACGCCTACGAGGTCCCCGACAACCCCTCGTTCTACTACGCCGCCCTCCACTCGCCCGTGCTCACGTGGGGGCTCAGGTTCAGCTGCGTCGGGGGGCTCGGGCTCGCCGGGATGCTCCTCGCCGCCCGGCGAGCGCGCGAGTCGTCGCTCCTGTACCTGTACCTCGCGTCGGTCCTCGCCCTCTTCCTTCTGGCCCACGTCGTCTCGCGTTACCGCCAGCCGCTCGTGATTCCGCTCGCGATCTTCGCCGGCCTCGCGCTCACCGAAGGGGCGCGCGCGCTCGCGGCCCGGCGCTGGGGCGCGGCGGCGGCGGTCCTCGGCGGGGCGACGGCCCTCTCCTTCGCGCTCCCCTCCACCCCGCCTCCCGGCTACCGCTACTACCGTCCCTCGGAATTCGTGATCGCGGCGGACGCCCTCGAGCAGAAGGGGGAGGTGACGCTCGCCTCGAAGGAGCTTCGCCAGGCGCTGGCGCTCGCGAACGGCGAGAACGTCCCGGACACCGAGAGGGTGAAGCTGAACCTCGCCCTCGGTGAGCTGTTCCTGAGGCACGAGCGGTACCCGGAGGCTCTCTCCGCCTTCCGCGACGTCCTCGACGACGAGGGCGACAACGCCGAGGCGCTCATCGCCGTGGGCGGTATCCACCACGACACCAATCAGCCGATGGAGGCCCTCTCCACGCTCATGCGCGCCGAGCAGGTGAGCCCCGACAACGCCGAGGTCGAGGCGCGCCTCGGCCACCTGCTGTGGGTCACTTTCCACGACGGCGCCGCGGCCCTCCCGCACCTCCGGAAGGCGCTCGACCTCGCGCCGAACTCGCCGGCCGCCGCCGATCTCAGCGCCTGGGCCACCCAGGCCGGCGCCGCGAGCGGCAAGACTCCCTGA